In Hyphomicrobium denitrificans 1NES1, the genomic stretch CGATTGTCGTGATGTAACCAAGGTAGTTTTCCATCGATTGCGTCGCGCCGAGGCGGTTCAGCGCGCGGATGACGAAATAAGCGTCGCGCAGCCAGCAGAAACGGTAGTCCCACGTGCGCGGCGTATTCGGCGCTTCGGGTATGGACGTCGTCAGCGCGGCAATGATGGCGCCGGTTTCCTCGAACGTGCAGAGTTTCAGAGAAATGGCGGCGCGGATGACCTCGGACTGCCATTCGTAGCCGATGGCGAGACCGCGCACCCATGTCACCCAGTAGTCGCGCGTCTGATCCAAAAATTCACGCGACATGGCGTCGATCGAGCTTTCGATCGGCTCGTCGCTGCCGAGGACAAGCGTGACGGGATGCGTCAATACAAATGGCGTCTCGTGAACGATGTAGGACACGGCGAGGTCGGTCGTGACACGAATAGGCGTCGAACCCGCGCTATATCGGATGTGATTGGAACCTTGGGCAGGTGAAGCTGTCGCCTCGCCATATCCGAACGCCGGCCGTACCCGGCAGACAATACGGGGGAGGCCGTTCAGCGGTTCGATGCGGCGTATCAGCTGCGTCGGGTGGAACGACCGGCCAAAGCGAAGGAAGCGGGGGGCGAAGTCCGTTATTTTGACGCGCGCGCCGTTACTCGCAACGAGAATGGTTTCGAGGATGCAGGTGTTGCGCACATAGCCCGACGTCGCCGAAACCTGCCCCTCGAGCTGGACGTCGCAGAATCCTTTGTCTTCGTTTCCCGAGAGCAGCCGGCAGAATACCGGATCGCCATCCAGCCTCGGGAAGCACCACCAGACGATGCGGCCGCCAGGGTCAATCAACGCTGCAACGCGGCCGTTGCCGATAGCCGCGACGTCGAGCGACGAACGATATTGCGTGACGGTCATCAAATCCCCCGAGGGAAAGCACACTTTCTAAGATCGAACTAACGCACGATCGGAGGTGTTGGTTGCGGTCTTCAGTCTCGCGCCTGCAGCCGGCGGCATCGCGTCTCTATGCGCGATGGGCGGACGCGCTAGACGCAGAAAGCCAGTTGTACCCGCGCCATTGTGCCAAACGTGTGGCCGGCCCTTCAGGCGACCTGATTCGATTCATCGCGCGATAGGGCGACACGCTCCGATGCTTGATGCTGAAGCGTCGCAACGAGATCCCTCACGTCGGCCGGATTATACGGTTTTGTCAGATGCGGATATTCCCGCAACAGCGGCGGCAGAAAGATCAAATCATTGTAGCCCGTAGTAAACGCGAAGGGAACGCGTCGCCGATCGAGGATTTCGGCAACCGGAGCACTGTTGTCCGCCCCGAGATTGATGTCGATCAGGGCGATGTCGAACTCGGAATCGGTCGCAGCGCACAATGCTTCCGAGAGCTGCGCGAATGGTCCGACGACCACGTGGCCATCATCCTCGAGATCGAGCTTTAGCTGCAAGGCTATCAGGGCTTCGTCCTCGATGAGAAGAATTTTGCAACCTTTGCAAGCAGGCACGCTTGCAACCGATTGAGCCATTCGAGTCTTCGAAACGATTGCGACATGACGTGTGCCGACCATTTGCGTGCGGGTCGAAAGGTCGCCCTCGAAGCTGAATTCGAAGCCCTCGGCCGCAAGTTCCATCTTCGCTTGTCCGCCGCACTCGGATGCGGCGCTGCGGATGACGGTCAGGCCGAACCCATTGCGGATCGGTTTCGTGCAGGGTGGTCCGCCGCGCTCCTTCCACGCGAATTTAATCTTCTCGCCGTCGGCCGAGACGACACGTGACCAGCCTACGAATACCGTACCGCCGGCTGCCGACAGTGCGCCATGTTTCACAGCGTTGGTTACGAGTTCATGCAGAACGAGCGCCATCGATTGTGCGAACTTTGACGTGAGGCGCACGCGGTCGCCTTCGATCACGATGTCATTGTCGGTGCGAGATCGGAAGGGTTCCAGCGCACCTGCCACCAGCTCGTGCAGGTCAACTCCCGTCCAACTGCTCTGACGCAGCAGATCGTGCGCCGCCGACATCGCGTGAATGCGCCCGTCGAGGGCAGACGCAAAAGCATCGATCGAAGTGGCGTTGGAACTCGAAAGGCGCGCGATTGCGGCGACGTTGGCGAGAATGTTCTTTACGCGGTGATCAAGCTCGGCCATCAGAAGCTGCTGATGGCTATCGGCCGATTTCCGTTCGGTGATATCGAGCAGTGTTCCGATGACGCGCGCGGACCCGCCGCTGCTGGTCTGGAAGGCGCGCGCGCGGGCGAGAACCCAGGCGACGCCGCGCATGCCGTTGACGCGGAATTCAAGCTCAGAAGTCGTGTCCGCAAAATTTGCTGCTCTGAAATAGCTGCGCACGGCGTCGCGATCATCGGCGTGGACGAGGTCGATGAAGGCATCGAAGCGCTGATGCTCGGGCACCGCAACGTGAAGAACTTCGGCGATATTCGGCGACCATTGCAGATGCTGCTCGGACTGGTCGTATTCGAAGGTTCCCAGTCGTGCCGCCTCGCTGGCGAGGCGTAACCGCTCCTCGCTCTGTTGCAGCATGGCGTGGGAATGTTCGAGTTGTTCGGTGCGCTGCCTGACGCGCTCCTCAAGCTCGGCGTTAAGAGCGTCGAGCTGACGGCTTTTTCGGTACAACTCGACGAAGATTTGCACCTTCGCTTTGAGAATTTCGGGAACGACGGGCACCGGCACGTAATCGACGGCGCCGGTACGATAGCCTTTCAAAAGATCGTCGGTATCGAGGCGTACCGCCGAGATGAAGATAACCGCAGTCTTTTCATGGCGCGGATGATTGTGGATCATTTCGGCAAGCTCGAACCCGTCGAGGTCCGGCATGCAAACGTCCATCAGAATGACCGCGATCTCGGTTTTCAGCAGCGCAGCAAAAGCCTCTTCGGCCGTCGTCGCTTTAATAAGGCTTGCGTTCAAGCCATCCAGAATTGCCTCGTAGGCGAGAAGTTTTCCGGGCTGGTCGTCGACAAGCAGGATGTTGACTGTTTCGTCGGAAATCTCTGAAGCCACGCCTGTCCCCCTTCACCGATGTAGCCACATGCGCAACGCCGACAGAAGCTGCTCCGTATCGACGGGCTTTGCGAGATAGTCCGATGCCCCGGCTTCCAGACATTTCTCGCGATCGCCCTTCATCGCCTTGGCGGTGAGTGCGATAATCGGCAACCGCTGATGCTTTTCGCTGCCGCGGATGCGCTGCATCGTCTGATAGCCGTCCATTTCCGGCATCATGATATCCATCAGCACGATAGATACGTCTGTCGAATTCAGCGTTTCTATGGCTTCGCGCCCCGTCGTCGCCGTCAGGACGTTCATTCCGCGGCGTTCGAGCAGGCTGCTCAGTGCAAATATGTTGCGGGCATCGTCGTCGACGAGCAGAACCTTACGGCCGACTAGGTAATCGTCGGTACCGTGCAATCGGGATAAAAGCTCTCGTTTTTCGGGAGGCAGCTCTGCGATGACGCGGTGCAGGAACAGGGCCGTCTCATCAAGCAGCCGTTCGGGAGACTCGACGCCCTTGACGACGACGGTGCGTGCCAATTGACGGATCTTGTGATCTTCCTCGTTGGAGAGTTCGCGGCCCGTGAATACCACGACCGGAATGTCGCGCATGGCGGGCGATCCGCACATCTGCTCGAGGATTTCGAAGCCCGACATGTCAGGCAACTTCAAATCAAGAACGACACAATCAATCGGATTTTCCCGCAGAGCCTTTAGCGCGTCGGCGCCATCGGCGGCGGTCAGGATCTCGACATCGTCGTTTTTCAACAGCTCGGCGACGCTCATGCGCTCGGTATGATCATCGTCGACGATGAGGAGCCGTTTCCGCGGCGACTTCGCGAATTCCGCGATGCGCCTCAAGGCGGATTTGAGTTCCTCGGGCTGCAGCGGCTTCGTCAGATATGAAAATGCACCTCTGGCGAGGCCGTGGTGGCGATCGTCGTCCAACGTCACGACCTGCACCGGAATATGGCGCGTCAGCGGATTGTGCTTGAGCTGACTCAAAACGGACCAGCCGAGAACGTCGGGTAAATGGATGTCGAGCGAAATCGCTGTCGGATTGTAGTCCGTCGCGACCGATAGCGCATCGGCGCCGCGGTGGCAGACGATGCATTTGAAGCCCGTTTCGCGGGCTGCCTCGATGAGAATTTTTGCATACCGCGGATCATCCTCGACGATGAGAAGAACCTGATCGCCGGCGACGATGCTGTCGCGATCATCGTTAAGCGGTTCGGGCAATGCGGGCTGTACCGGGGCACGCGCCACAGAATTCTGATCGGCTCTTGATCGCGTCTCGACGGCGGGCGGCGCATAGCGAAGTGGAATGTAGAGCGTGAACGTGCTGCCCTTGCCCGGCTCGCTGCGCAATTGAATTTCGCCGCCCAGCAGATGCGCCAGCTCGCGGCTGATCGCGAGGCCGAGGCCGGTGCCGCCGTACTTGCGGCTCGTACTCGCGTCCGCCTGCTGGAACGCTTCGAAGATCAGTTTCTGCTTGTCCGACGGGATGCCGATGCCAGAGTCGTCGACTTCGAAAGCGACGACCATCGGCGCGGCGGCTAGGATCGGGTGATCCTCCGGACCCCATTTGGCAGTCGCAGGCTTGACGGAAAAACGCACGTAGCCCTGGCGGGTGAACTTGAAGGCATTCGATAGCAGGTTTTTCAATACCTGCTGCAGGCGTTTCGAGTCGGTATAGAGGGTCCGTCCCAGATCCGCGTCGAAGCTCATCCCGAAATCGAGGTCCCGGCGCTCCGCCTCGTGACGGAAGGGACGTGCTATCGCTTCAAGGAGACCGTTGAACGTGATCTCCTCGGCATCGACCGAGACCGTTCCGGATTCGATCTTCGAGAGATCGAGAATGTCGCTGATCAGGTTCAGAAGATCCGTGCCGGCGCCGTGAATGGTGCGCGCGAACTCGACCTGTCTTTCCGAAAGATTGCCGTCGGGATTGTCGCTGAGCTGCTGGCCGAGAATGAGGATGCTGTTGAGCGGTGTCCGAAGCTCGTGCGACATGTTCGCGAGGAATTCGGATTTGTAGCGCGATGTCAGCGCAAGCTCTGCGGCTTTTTCCTCGACGGCACGGCGAGCCTGATCGATTTCCTCGTTCTTGCGTTCGACTTCGACGTTGCGCTCGGCAAGCTGCTGGGCTTTCTGTGCCAGTTCTTCGTTGGTCTTTTGCAGCGCCTTCTGTTGCTCCTGAAGCTCGGCGGCCAGCTCCTGCGATTGCGTCAGGAGTTCCTCGGTTTGCATCGTCGCCTCGATGCTGTTCAGGACGATGCCGATGCCCATCGTCAACTGTTCGAGGAATGTCAGGTGTGCCGGCTCGAAATCGTGCAGCGAGCTGAGAGAGATGACGGCCTTGATCTGGTCCTCGAACGTGATCGGCAGGACGATGACACTGCGAGGAACAGCCTTGAATACGACGGCATCGATCGGAACTGCGGCTTCCGGGATGTTGTTCAGCAGACGGCGTTGTTTTTCCAGTGCGCATTGTCCGATAAGGCCCGATCCGAGTTCGAGCCGGTCGGGATAGCCAGCCCCCATGTCGTCGGCGTACCTGGCGAGCAGCTTCAACTGATTTTCGGTGCTGGCATCGAACTGATAGATAACGCCCTGGTGCGCGTTGACGAGCGGGACAAGCTCCGACAAGAGTTTCTTGCCGACAGTTACGAGATCGCGCTGCCCTTGCAGCATGCTGGTGAAACGCGCCAAGTTCGTTTTCAGCCAATCCTGCTCGGTGTTGCGCTCCGTCGTCAGGCGGAGGTTGCCGATCATTGTGTTGATGTAATCTTTCAGCTCAGCCACTTCGCCGCGCGCTTCGACCTGAACCGAGCGGGTGAGATCGCCTTTCGTGACGGCCGTGGTGACCTCGGCGATGGCGCGCACTTGGTTGGTGAGATTGTCGGCGAGAAGGTTGACGTTGCCGGTCAGGTCTTTCCACGTACCGGCGGCGCCGGGCACGTTCGCCTGTCCGCCGAGGCGGCCTTCGACGCCAACCTCGCGCGCGACGGTCGTCACCTGATCGGCGAAAATCGCGAGCGTGTCGGTCATGGCATTGATCGTCTCGGCGAGGGCTGCGACTTCGCCTTTCGATTTGACGGTGAGCTTGGGCTTCAAATCGCCCTCGGCGACCGCGGTCACGACTTTGACGATGCCGCGAACCTGCTCCGTCAGGTTGGCCGCCATCACGTTGACGGTGTCTGTCAAGTCCTTCCACGTGCCACCCGCGCCAGGCACGGTCGCCTGTCCGCCGAGGCGGCCCTCGGTTCCGACCTCGCGGGCGACGCGCGTCACTTCGGATGCAAAGCCGTTGAGCTGGTCGACCATCGTGTTGATGGTGTTCTTCAGCTCCAGGATTTCGCCTTTGACGTCGACGGTGATCTTGCGCGAAAGGTCGCCGCGGGCGACGGCGGTCGTCACCTCCGCGATGTTGCGGACCTGTGTCGTAAGATTTGCGGCGAGGAGGTTGACGTTGTCGGTCAGGTCTTTCCAGGTGCCGCCGACGCCGGGCACGACGGCCTGACCGCCGAGGCGACCCTCGGTACCGACCTCGCGGGCGACGCGCGTCACTTCCGCCGCGAACGAGCGAAGTTGCTCGACCATCGTGTTCAACGTTTCTTTCAGCAGCAGAATCTCGCCGCGCACGTCGACGGTGATCTTCTTCGAAAGGTCGCCCGACGCGATGGCGGTCGCGACCTCGGCGATGTTGCGCACCTGAGCCGTCAGGTTGCCGGCCATGAAGTTGACGTTGTCGGTCAGGTCTTTCCAGGTTCCCGCGACACCCGAGACCTGCGCCTGTCCGCCGAGCTTGCCTTCTGTTCCGACCTCGCGCGCAACGCGCGTCACTTCCGACGCGAAGGCGTTCAACTGGTCGACCATCGTGTTGATGGTGTTCTTCAGCTCCAGGATTTCGCCTTTGACGTCGACGGTGATCTTGCGCGAGAGGTCGCCGCGGGCAACGGCCGTCGTCACTTCGGCGATGTTGCGGACTTGGGCCGTCAGGTTCGACGCCATCGAGTTGACGTTGTCGGTCAAGTCCTTCCACGTTCCCGCGACGCCCGGAACCTGGGCTTGGCCGCCAAGCTTGCCGTCGGTGCCGACTTCACGCGCAACGCGCGTCACTTCCCCGGCGAAGGCGTTCAACTGATCGACCATCGTATTGATGGTTTCCTTCAGCTCGAGAACCTCGCCGCGTACATCGACGTCGATTTTCTTCGAAAGGTCGCCCGAAGCGATGGCAGTCGAAACGTCTGCGATGTTGCGCACCTGCGTCGTCAGGTTCGACGCCATCGAGTTGACGCTGTCGGTCAGGTCCTTCCAGGTTCCGGCAACGCCGCGCACGTCGGCCTGACCGCCAAGCTTGCCTTCGGTACCGACCTCGCGCGCAACGCGCGTCACTTCGGATGCAAAGCCGTTGAGCTGGTCGACCATCGTGTTGATGGTTTCCTTGAGCTGCAAGATTTCGCCCGAGACGTTGACCGTGATCTTTTTCGACAGGTCGCCGCGGGCGATGGCAGTCGCAACGTCTGCGATGTTGCGCACCTGCGCCGTCAGGTTGCCGGCCATTGAGTTGACGTTGTCGGTCAAGTCTTTCCAGGTTCCGGCGACGCCGGGGACGGTTGCCTGACCGCCGAGGCGGCCCTCGGTACCGACCTCGCGGGCGACGCGCGTCACTTCGGATGCAAAGCCGTTGAGCTGGTCGACCATCGTGTTGATGGTGTTCTTCAGCTCCAGGATTTCGCCTTTGACGTCGACGGTGATCTTGCGCGAAAGGTCGCCGCGGGCGACGGCGGTCGTCACCTCCGCGATGTTGCGGACCTGTGTCGTAAGATTTGCGGCGAGGAGGTTGACGTTGTCGGTCAGGTCTTTCCAGGTGCCGCCGACGCCGGGCACGACGGCCTGACCGCCGAGGCGACCCTCGGTACCGACCTCGCGGGCGACGCGCGTCACTTCCGCCGCGAACGAGCGAAGTTGCTCGACCATCGTGTTGATGGCTTCTTTCAATTGCAGGATCTCGCCGCGCACGTCGACGGTAATCTTCTTCGAAAGGTCGCCGTTGGCGACGGCGATCGTGACCTCGGCGATGTTGCGCACCTGCGCCGTCAGGTTCGACGCCATCGAGTTCACGCTGTCGGTCAGGTCTTTCCAGACGCCAGTCACTTCGCGGATTTGCGCCTGTCCGCCGAGCTTGCCATCCGTTCCGACCTCGCGCGCGACGCGCGTCACTTCGGACGTAAAGATCGAGAGCTGCTTGATCATTGTGTTAACGATCGTCGCCGAGCGCAGGAACTCTCCTTTGAGAGGGCGGCCATCGACCTCCA encodes the following:
- a CDS encoding HWE histidine kinase domain-containing protein, yielding MASEISDETVNILLVDDQPGKLLAYEAILDGLNASLIKATTAEEAFAALLKTEIAVILMDVCMPDLDGFELAEMIHNHPRHEKTAVIFISAVRLDTDDLLKGYRTGAVDYVPVPVVPEILKAKVQIFVELYRKSRQLDALNAELEERVRQRTEQLEHSHAMLQQSEERLRLASEAARLGTFEYDQSEQHLQWSPNIAEVLHVAVPEHQRFDAFIDLVHADDRDAVRSYFRAANFADTTSELEFRVNGMRGVAWVLARARAFQTSSGGSARVIGTLLDITERKSADSHQQLLMAELDHRVKNILANVAAIARLSSSNATSIDAFASALDGRIHAMSAAHDLLRQSSWTGVDLHELVAGALEPFRSRTDNDIVIEGDRVRLTSKFAQSMALVLHELVTNAVKHGALSAAGGTVFVGWSRVVSADGEKIKFAWKERGGPPCTKPIRNGFGLTVIRSAASECGGQAKMELAAEGFEFSFEGDLSTRTQMVGTRHVAIVSKTRMAQSVASVPACKGCKILLIEDEALIALQLKLDLEDDGHVVVGPFAQLSEALCAATDSEFDIALIDINLGADNSAPVAEILDRRRVPFAFTTGYNDLIFLPPLLREYPHLTKPYNPADVRDLVATLQHQASERVALSRDESNQVA
- a CDS encoding HAMP domain-containing protein produces the protein MSEQISTVGAERLVGGSNMVLVEMLQALQAVREGDFTVRLRGDWDGLPGKIADVFNDIVSTNQRMAGQLHRVGQVVGKEGLTNQRVKLGLAHGAWGEMEESVNSLIDDLLRPTAEVTRTIAAVAQGDLLQPMRLEVDGRPLKGEFLRSATIVNTMIKQLSIFTSEVTRVAREVGTDGKLGGQAQIREVTGVWKDLTDSVNSMASNLTAQVRNIAEVTIAVANGDLSKKITVDVRGEILQLKEAINTMVEQLRSFAAEVTRVAREVGTEGRLGGQAVVPGVGGTWKDLTDNVNLLAANLTTQVRNIAEVTTAVARGDLSRKITVDVKGEILELKNTINTMVDQLNGFASEVTRVAREVGTEGRLGGQATVPGVAGTWKDLTDNVNSMAGNLTAQVRNIADVATAIARGDLSKKITVNVSGEILQLKETINTMVDQLNGFASEVTRVAREVGTEGKLGGQADVRGVAGTWKDLTDSVNSMASNLTTQVRNIADVSTAIASGDLSKKIDVDVRGEVLELKETINTMVDQLNAFAGEVTRVAREVGTDGKLGGQAQVPGVAGTWKDLTDNVNSMASNLTAQVRNIAEVTTAVARGDLSRKITVDVKGEILELKNTINTMVDQLNAFASEVTRVAREVGTEGKLGGQAQVSGVAGTWKDLTDNVNFMAGNLTAQVRNIAEVATAIASGDLSKKITVDVRGEILLLKETLNTMVEQLRSFAAEVTRVAREVGTEGRLGGQAVVPGVGGTWKDLTDNVNLLAANLTTQVRNIAEVTTAVARGDLSRKITVDVKGEILELKNTINTMVDQLNGFASEVTRVAREVGTEGRLGGQATVPGAGGTWKDLTDTVNVMAANLTEQVRGIVKVVTAVAEGDLKPKLTVKSKGEVAALAETINAMTDTLAIFADQVTTVAREVGVEGRLGGQANVPGAAGTWKDLTGNVNLLADNLTNQVRAIAEVTTAVTKGDLTRSVQVEARGEVAELKDYINTMIGNLRLTTERNTEQDWLKTNLARFTSMLQGQRDLVTVGKKLLSELVPLVNAHQGVIYQFDASTENQLKLLARYADDMGAGYPDRLELGSGLIGQCALEKQRRLLNNIPEAAVPIDAVVFKAVPRSVIVLPITFEDQIKAVISLSSLHDFEPAHLTFLEQLTMGIGIVLNSIEATMQTEELLTQSQELAAELQEQQKALQKTNEELAQKAQQLAERNVEVERKNEEIDQARRAVEEKAAELALTSRYKSEFLANMSHELRTPLNSILILGQQLSDNPDGNLSERQVEFARTIHGAGTDLLNLISDILDLSKIESGTVSVDAEEITFNGLLEAIARPFRHEAERRDLDFGMSFDADLGRTLYTDSKRLQQVLKNLLSNAFKFTRQGYVRFSVKPATAKWGPEDHPILAAAPMVVAFEVDDSGIGIPSDKQKLIFEAFQQADASTSRKYGGTGLGLAISRELAHLLGGEIQLRSEPGKGSTFTLYIPLRYAPPAVETRSRADQNSVARAPVQPALPEPLNDDRDSIVAGDQVLLIVEDDPRYAKILIEAARETGFKCIVCHRGADALSVATDYNPTAISLDIHLPDVLGWSVLSQLKHNPLTRHIPVQVVTLDDDRHHGLARGAFSYLTKPLQPEELKSALRRIAEFAKSPRKRLLIVDDDHTERMSVAELLKNDDVEILTAADGADALKALRENPIDCVVLDLKLPDMSGFEILEQMCGSPAMRDIPVVVFTGRELSNEEDHKIRQLARTVVVKGVESPERLLDETALFLHRVIAELPPEKRELLSRLHGTDDYLVGRKVLLVDDDARNIFALSSLLERRGMNVLTATTGREAIETLNSTDVSIVLMDIMMPEMDGYQTMQRIRGSEKHQRLPIIALTAKAMKGDREKCLEAGASDYLAKPVDTEQLLSALRMWLHR